The Pseudomonas wenzhouensis genome has a segment encoding these proteins:
- a CDS encoding ABC transporter ATP-binding protein has protein sequence MTPRLRIKALAWSPDGQRPLLDGIDLDVGDGELLGLIGPNGSGKTSLLRCAYRFQRPCSGQVELDGEALWQRPPRWSAQRVAVLLQEFPQDFGLRVHEVAAMGRTPHKGLFDGDDAEDQRLVDQALARVGLSDLAQQPFACLSGGEKQRALLARALVQQPQLLILDEPTNHLDPRYQLELLRQIKSLGLATLASFHDLNLAAAFCDRLCVLDQGRLVAVGTPAEVLTAELLQQVFGVQALVDTHPLAGHPRITWIV, from the coding sequence ATGACCCCGCGTTTGCGTATCAAGGCGCTGGCCTGGTCGCCCGATGGCCAGCGTCCGCTGCTCGACGGCATCGACCTGGACGTCGGCGACGGCGAGCTGCTGGGGCTGATCGGCCCCAACGGCAGCGGCAAGACCAGCCTGCTGCGCTGCGCCTACCGTTTCCAGCGACCATGCAGTGGCCAGGTCGAACTGGACGGCGAGGCGCTGTGGCAGCGCCCGCCGCGCTGGAGCGCGCAGCGCGTGGCGGTGCTGCTGCAGGAATTTCCGCAGGACTTCGGCCTGCGCGTGCACGAGGTGGCGGCCATGGGCCGTACGCCGCACAAGGGCCTGTTCGATGGCGACGATGCTGAGGACCAGCGCCTGGTGGATCAGGCGCTGGCCCGTGTTGGCCTGAGCGACCTGGCGCAGCAGCCCTTCGCCTGCCTCTCGGGCGGCGAGAAGCAGCGCGCCCTGCTCGCCCGCGCCCTGGTGCAGCAGCCGCAACTGCTGATCCTCGACGAGCCGACCAACCACCTCGACCCGCGCTATCAGCTCGAACTGCTGCGGCAGATCAAATCGCTGGGCCTGGCAACGCTGGCCAGCTTCCATGACCTGAACCTGGCGGCGGCCTTTTGCGACCGTCTCTGCGTGCTCGACCAGGGCCGCCTGGTGGCCGTTGGTACGCCTGCCGAAGTGCTGACCGCCGAGCTGCTGCAGCAGGTGTTTGGCGTGCAGGCGCTGGTCGATACCCATCCACTGGCGGGGCATCCGCGTATTACCTGGATTGTTTGA
- a CDS encoding (2Fe-2S) ferredoxin domain-containing protein: MSQAPYARILFIGPGLGRGASSERLQQRITALLGEAHLHDIEQDDFWQAIDQAPRPLLVVDLEPRADAAHRDWLRQCIVERGDGAEVFVVCTALEDTWLDGLSALLANCEAHLSCSDVPPVPEHHAWSQIPPHAQRLLLCNGPRCTRKGALGLWKTLRQRLKAAGKLECEGGVHITRSQCQFPCDLGPTASLYPQGEWYGIADEAAVIRLVDERLVAGQALPELRIDEQGGK; this comes from the coding sequence ATGAGCCAAGCCCCCTACGCCCGCATCCTGTTTATCGGCCCCGGCCTGGGTCGTGGAGCTTCGTCCGAGCGCTTGCAACAGCGCATCACCGCGCTGCTGGGCGAAGCGCACCTGCACGACATTGAGCAGGACGATTTTTGGCAGGCCATCGACCAGGCGCCGCGACCACTGCTGGTAGTGGATCTGGAGCCGCGCGCCGATGCTGCGCACCGCGATTGGCTGCGCCAGTGTATCGTCGAACGCGGTGACGGAGCCGAGGTGTTCGTGGTCTGCACGGCGCTTGAAGATACCTGGCTCGATGGCCTGAGCGCGCTGTTGGCGAATTGCGAAGCGCATCTTTCCTGCAGCGACGTGCCGCCTGTACCGGAACACCACGCCTGGTCGCAGATCCCGCCGCATGCGCAGCGCCTGCTGCTGTGCAACGGCCCGCGCTGCACGCGCAAGGGCGCGCTGGGCCTGTGGAAAACCCTGCGCCAGCGGCTCAAGGCCGCCGGCAAGCTGGAGTGCGAGGGCGGTGTGCATATCACCCGCAGTCAGTGTCAGTTCCCTTGCGATCTGGGGCCGACCGCGAGCCTTTATCCACAGGGCGAGTGGTACGGCATCGCCGACGAGGCTGCGGTGATTCGCCTGGTCGATGAGCGTCTGGTGGCAGGCCAGGCGCTGCCGGAGTTGCGGATCGATGAGCAGGGCGGCAAGTAG
- a CDS encoding cobalt-precorrin-6A reductase, with the protein MSARILLLGGTTEALRLARRLGPETIYSLAGLGRVPDDLPCHVRVGGFGGAEGLAAFVADEGIELLLDLTHPYAAQISHNAARAAEIAGVPCWALRRPGWQPGADDDWREVDNWDELIRALTPFQRPFFTSGREPLAHLHEIPEHQHWTVRCLQAEPAPPRAEIIGARGPFSLDEERALFARIRCDVLVSKNSGSASTEPKLQVARELGLPVLLVRRPQLPAVTREFADLDSLWQALS; encoded by the coding sequence ATGAGTGCGCGGATCCTGCTGCTCGGCGGCACCACTGAGGCGCTGCGCCTGGCGCGCCGGCTTGGGCCAGAGACGATCTACAGCCTGGCTGGGCTGGGCCGGGTGCCGGACGATCTGCCGTGCCACGTGCGCGTCGGCGGCTTTGGCGGTGCTGAAGGCCTGGCAGCCTTTGTCGCCGACGAAGGCATCGAACTACTGCTGGATCTGACTCACCCCTATGCCGCACAGATCAGCCATAACGCCGCCCGCGCCGCGGAGATTGCCGGCGTGCCCTGCTGGGCCCTGCGCCGACCCGGCTGGCAGCCGGGCGCGGATGACGACTGGCGCGAGGTGGATAACTGGGATGAACTGATCCGTGCGCTGACGCCGTTCCAGCGGCCGTTTTTCACTTCGGGGCGCGAGCCGCTGGCCCATCTGCACGAGATTCCCGAGCACCAGCACTGGACGGTGCGCTGCCTGCAGGCCGAGCCGGCGCCGCCACGTGCCGAGATCATCGGCGCGCGTGGGCCGTTCTCGCTGGACGAGGAACGCGCGCTATTCGCGCGCATCCGCTGCGACGTGCTGGTGAGCAAGAACAGCGGCAGCGCCTCCACCGAGCCCAAGCTGCAGGTCGCCCGTGAGCTTGGATTGCCGGTTTTGCTGGTGCGTCGCCCGCAGTTGCCGGCGGTAACGCGCGAGTTCGCGGACCTGGACAGCCTATGGCAGGCACTGTCGTAG
- a CDS encoding TonB-dependent receptor produces MARYPLFQTCASFALLLAASAMASASPVDLPDVTVQAHAAEEGESDLHTPTTSGSRLQLSALQTPASTSSLSGAEVRGRNNLSVQDAVTRTPGISSIGSPGNGGTALSARGFTGHAATMQLYDGTRQYVGAGTVTFPVDTWSVARIDVLRGPASVLYGEGATGAVINVVPKKPFAGEIRNQLRLGYGSDDRRQAALDSGGSLSDELSYRFNINQQASNGWVDRGDSDSLALSAALRWDANDDLSFTLSHDHGDQSPMRYLGTPLVAGKYRESIRERNYNVADADIRYNDQITRLVTDWRINDTLSASNQLYYIKTQRYWRNAEAYRWQPGDTVERGEFYRIKHTQEQVGDRQTFTLDHTLFGLDSRTVAGVDYNRIHFARQHDFSSSFSDSVPLAGSDGGQYQSTDPLGYGPRERNLARQFSLFAENRTQLTERLSLVTGVRRDQVHLQRDNLIDGSSADRSLSGDNWRAGLVFTLTPELSLYGQYATSTEGVSNLLTLNPTQQQFDLSEARQSEIGLKQMFWNGQGEWSLAAYHIVKKKLLSRETPTSPTEQIGQQSSDGLEATLELALGQGWQVSANAALVRAEYDDFIDGGGDRSGNRPTDVPRRTANLWLNKALGGGVEAGIGARYVDARYVDNANTAKVPGYTVVDANIAWQVLPDVRLGLELNNLFDRQYATSASGDGEQWYLGAPRSFFVTADYSF; encoded by the coding sequence ATGGCGCGCTATCCCCTGTTCCAAACCTGTGCATCGTTCGCGTTGCTATTGGCTGCTTCAGCCATGGCCAGCGCCTCTCCAGTCGATCTGCCTGACGTCACCGTCCAGGCGCACGCTGCCGAGGAAGGCGAGAGCGATCTGCATACACCCACCACGTCCGGCTCGCGCCTGCAGCTGTCGGCCCTGCAAACCCCGGCCAGCACCAGCAGCCTGAGCGGCGCCGAGGTACGTGGGCGCAACAACCTCTCGGTGCAGGACGCCGTGACCCGCACACCGGGCATCAGCAGCATCGGCTCGCCCGGCAATGGCGGCACCGCGCTGTCGGCGCGCGGCTTCACCGGCCATGCGGCGACCATGCAGCTATACGACGGTACTCGCCAGTACGTCGGCGCCGGCACCGTGACCTTCCCGGTGGACACCTGGTCGGTGGCGCGTATCGACGTGCTGCGCGGCCCGGCCTCGGTGCTCTACGGCGAGGGCGCCACCGGCGCGGTGATCAACGTGGTGCCGAAGAAGCCCTTCGCCGGCGAGATCCGCAACCAGCTGCGCCTCGGCTATGGCAGCGATGACCGCCGCCAGGCCGCGCTGGATAGCGGCGGTTCGCTGAGTGACGAACTGAGCTACCGCTTCAACATCAATCAGCAGGCCAGCAATGGCTGGGTCGACCGGGGTGATTCGGATAGCCTGGCGCTCAGCGCCGCCCTGCGCTGGGACGCCAATGACGACCTGAGCTTCACCCTGTCCCACGACCATGGCGATCAGAGCCCGATGCGTTATCTCGGCACGCCGCTGGTGGCAGGCAAGTACCGCGAGAGCATCCGCGAGCGCAATTACAACGTCGCCGACGCGGATATCCGCTACAACGACCAGATCACCCGCCTGGTGACGGACTGGCGCATCAACGACACGCTCAGCGCCAGCAACCAGCTCTACTACATCAAGACCCAGCGCTACTGGCGCAATGCCGAGGCCTATCGCTGGCAGCCGGGCGATACGGTCGAGCGCGGCGAGTTTTACCGGATCAAGCACACGCAGGAACAGGTCGGCGACCGCCAGACCTTCACCCTCGATCACACCCTGTTCGGCCTCGACAGCCGCACGGTGGCCGGGGTGGATTACAACCGCATCCACTTCGCCCGCCAGCATGATTTTTCCAGCAGTTTCAGCGACAGCGTGCCGCTGGCCGGCTCCGACGGCGGGCAGTACCAGAGTACCGATCCGCTCGGCTACGGCCCGCGCGAGCGCAACCTGGCGCGGCAGTTCTCGCTGTTCGCCGAGAACCGCACCCAGCTGACCGAGCGCCTGTCGCTGGTCACCGGCGTGCGCCGCGACCAGGTGCATCTGCAGCGCGACAACCTGATCGATGGCAGCAGCGCCGACCGCAGCCTCAGCGGCGACAACTGGCGCGCCGGCCTGGTCTTCACCCTGACCCCGGAACTGTCGCTGTACGGCCAGTACGCCACCAGCACCGAGGGCGTGAGCAACCTGCTGACCCTCAACCCGACTCAGCAGCAGTTCGACCTTAGCGAAGCCAGGCAGAGCGAAATCGGCCTCAAGCAGATGTTCTGGAATGGCCAGGGCGAGTGGTCGCTGGCGGCCTATCACATCGTCAAGAAGAAGCTGCTCAGCCGCGAAACGCCGACCTCGCCCACCGAGCAGATCGGCCAGCAGTCGTCCGATGGCCTGGAGGCCACCCTGGAACTGGCGCTGGGTCAGGGCTGGCAGGTGTCGGCCAACGCCGCCCTGGTGCGCGCCGAGTATGACGACTTCATCGATGGCGGCGGCGACCGCAGCGGCAATCGCCCGACCGACGTGCCGCGGCGCACCGCCAACCTGTGGCTGAACAAGGCGCTCGGTGGCGGCGTGGAGGCCGGCATCGGCGCGCGTTATGTCGATGCGCGTTATGTCGATAACGCCAATACCGCTAAGGTGCCCGGCTACACCGTGGTCGACGCCAACATCGCCTGGCAGGTGTTGCCGGATGTGCGCCTGGGCCTTGAGCTGAACAACCTGTTCGACCGCCAGTACGCCACCAGCGCCAGCGGCGACGGCGAGCAGTGGTACCTGGGCGCGCCGCGTTCGTTCTTCGTCACGGCGGATTACAGCTTCTGA